Genomic segment of Ralstonia pickettii:
GCTCGACTTGAAGTGGATGTTGCCCCAACCGCCTTCGCCGCCCTGCGCGAGGCACAGGCGCTGGCCGTCGACGGTCAGGTCGGCGATCAGCTCTTCCGTGTCGGCATCGTAAATGGCCGTGCCCACGGGCATGCGCAGCGTGATGTCTTCGCCTGCAGCGCCGTAACAGTCGGCTCCCCGGCCGTTTTCGCCGTTGCGCGCGAGATGCTTCTTGGCGAAGCGGTAGTCGATCAGGGTGTTGATGTTGCGGTCAGCCACGGCCCACACGCTGCCGCCCCGCCCGCCGTCGCCGCCATCCGGCCCGCCGAACGGGACGAATTTCTCGCGGCGCATCGAGGCGCTGCCGTTGCCGCCGTCACCAGCGATCACTTCAATCCGGGCTTCGTCGATGAACTTCATGGAGGTCTCCGCCCGTGCGACGTGCGCACGGCAGGTAAAAAAAGAAATCGGCGCCACTCGCGCCATTGCTAACAGAACGCGCCTGGAAACACGCACCAAGAAGCTGCGTACCGCCCAGGATCATGGTCGCGTTTTGTTAGCAGCCAGAAACGAAAAAGCCCCGCACGGGTGCGGGGCCTTTCTACTACAAGGCTGAATCAGGCCGCCGGAACAACGTCGACGAACTGCTTCTTGCCTTCGCCGCGGGTGGCGAACTTAACGTGGCCATCGACCAGCGCGAAGAGGGTGTGGTCCTTGCCCATGCCCACGTTCACACCAGCGTGCGTGCGGGTGCCGCGTTGGCGGACGATGATGCCGCCAGCGTTGATGGCTTGACCGCCGTACACCTTCACGCCCAGGCGCTTCGACTCGGAATCGCGGCCGTTCCGTGTGGAACCGCCGCCTTTTTTCTGTGCCATGACTGAACTCCTATCCGGTTACGTAGACGACGCAGCCTTAGGCCACGATCGAGTCGATACGCAACTCGGTGTAATTTTGACGATGCCCTTGGCGCTTTTGATAGTGCTTACGACGGCG
This window contains:
- the rpmA gene encoding 50S ribosomal protein L27; protein product: MAQKKGGGSTRNGRDSESKRLGVKVYGGQAINAGGIIVRQRGTRTHAGVNVGMGKDHTLFALVDGHVKFATRGEGKKQFVDVVPAA